Genomic segment of Avibacterium volantium:
TTTCGTGTTTACGCACTGTGGCAAATAACACTTCCCAGAAACCGCCCACAAGGAATACGGTTAAATAAATTGGAAGGAAGAAAATTGCACCTAATGCCATTTTTGCTAGCACGCCAGCATCGGGTGAAACCAACCCCAATGCATTGGCTAAAGCAAAATGCCAGTCATTCGCCACATTTTGTGCCAAGTTCTGTGCAAAATCGCCCACTTTTAATGCAAGAATAGATTGCTCACCCACATTAAACATACCGTAGAACATTGCTGGGAATAATGCCAACCACACTAATACCATCATACGTTTAGAATCTAACGCATCACGGACGTGAGAAGCTTTCGCCGTTACCGTACCTGGCGTGTATAAGAAAGTTGCCGTTGCTTCATAAAGGGCATACCATTTCTCATATTTACCACCCGGTAAAAAAGCAGGTTCCATTTTCTCTAAAAGATGTTTTAAACCCATTTTTAACCTTCCTTCTCGATCTTATCTAAGGCTGCACGCAGCATTGGACCGTAATCATTTTTACCTGGGCAAACGAACGTACAAAGTGCTAAATCTTCTTCGTCTAACTCTAAACAACCTAATGCTTGAGCGCTGTCCGTATCGCCTGCACTTAAATCACGCAATAATAACGTCGGGATAATATCTAATGGCATTACACGCTCATAAGCGCCAATTGGCACCATTGCACGGTGTCCACCATTAAGTGCGGTGGTAAAATTGAATAATTTGTGTCCGAAATGACCTAACACAGTACGGGTGATAGAATATTTGTTCGCCCCTGGCATAATCCAACCTAGGAACTCTTTCTCACGACCTTCTGCAATCACAGAAACCTGTAACGCATAACGTCCTAAATAATCTACCGCACCTTCCGCTTTATGACCGCTTAACACGGAACCTGAGATAATACGGTTTTCACCTTCTTTTAACTCGTCTTTAGTTAATTGGGCTAAGTTAGCACCAAGTTGGGTGCGAATTAAACGCGGATTTTTCACCTGTGGGCCAGCCAATGAGATCACACGGTCATTATAAAGTTCACCCGTGGTAAATAAGCGACCAAATGCGATCACATCTTGATAATTCAAATACCAAACCGTTTTCGTTGCACTAACCGGATCGATAAAGTGAATATGCGTACCGCTTAAGCCCGCTGGGTGTGGGCCGCCAAAATCGTGTACGGCTAAATTTGGTAAATCCACCGTTGGGATATTGCTATCGCCCGCTTTACATAAATGCAATTTGCCTTCGTGTAAACGGCTTAACACGGTTAAACCATTGGTAAAATCGTCCCAATGTGCTTTTAATACCACTTCAGGATCAGCGGCTAATGGATTGGTATCCATTGCATTAACAAAAATAGAAGATGGCACAGCATCAACAGCAGGCACTTTACTGAATGGACGAGTACGAAGTGCTGTCCAAAGCCCTGACGCTTGTAGGTTTTGACGAACTTGCTCGGAAGTTAAACTTTTAAGCTCATCGGCGGAATATTTGTTAAAGGTAACCTGATCATCACCTTCGATTTGAATCACTACTGATTGCAACACACGCTTAGCACCGCGATTAATCGCAGTTACAGTACCACTTGCAGGGGCAGTGAATAATACGCCGGGGTTCTTTTTATCTTCAAAAAGCACCTGACCTTTTTTCACCACATCACCTTCACGTACCTTCATTGAAGGACGCATTCCCACATACTCTTCGCCAAGCAAGGCAACTTCAGTAACGGCATTGCCGTTATGGATTACTTGTTCTGGCTTCCCAGCGATAGGAAGATCCAAGCCTTTTTTAATCGTAATCATATTGTATGCACCACTTTTCGTTAGATTAAAAATATAGCTATCGCAAGATAAAACTCAATGCGATAACCTCGTCTTGAGTAATGATTTTTGCTTAATTATCAACGATGAATGCAAACACATCGCAACAATGTCCACTCCAACCACATAAATTTAAAACTCAAATTCTGTTTAGATTTTATACCGTTTACTAAACCCAATAAGCGATATAAGTTAAAATTTTGATACAAGTCAGCTAGTTATTTTAACCAATTAATAACGTTCGTGCTACTTTGAAGGGCGGTTTTTCCAATATTTTAGAAAAAAAGACCGCTGTTTTTGTGGAAAATCAATTTTTGCTGAATATTATGAATTTATACTACCTTTTATTAGGTATAAATTATTGTCCAACCCCTAAACAATTTGGTGATTTCGGAAACTGCTGCTCCAACGCTTGCCATTCATCTAAGGTATAAGTATGCAACGCCAAGGCGTGAATGCCATTTTTCAATTCTTCCGCCAATAATTGATACAGCATTTGATGACGCGCAACCTTTCTCACCCCATTAAACGCATCACTCACTAGCACCACTTTAAAATGCGAATCTACACCACGCCCTGAGCTGTGCATATGGCTTTCATTTTCAATATGCAAAAAGTGCGGTGCAAATTTTTGCGAAATTTTTTGTTCTAAAACTTGTTGAACACCCATTATCCTTTCCTTTTTTTTTATAAACTAACACAATAAAAATTTGCTTTTGCAAAGACTATACATTCATACTGAAGTTTGCAAGAATAGCCGTATCTTTTTTGTTAGCGAGGAAATGACTATGCGTTTTGCTAAACTCTCTCTTATCACCTTATTTTCAAGTGCCGTATTATTATCCGCGTGCCAATCTCAGCCAAGTAACACAATCACTTTTACGCCACCTAGCCCAAGCGTGCAATTCAATGCGGCAAATCAACACGCGATACTCAATATCCTCACGCGTGATGCGCGCCAACAGCCTGAAGTATCAAGCTATGTGTATGACGAAAAAATCTTTAAACTTTTTGCCGAACCAAAACCAGCTCAGATTTTCGATCAAGTGATCAAACAAGATCTAAATGGCAAAGGATTTCGCATTGCCGCAACGCCAGCTCAATCTAACACCAATGTGATTGTGAATATCAACAAATTCTATGCCGATGTAGAACAAGGCAATTTACGCTATAAAATCACCGCGAATGTACAAATCAACGTTCAAGTACAGGGTGCGAAAGGGCAATTCAACAAAAATATCGGCTCAACACGTAGCCAAGAGGGCGCACTGCGTGCCAATAATGCCAATATTCAAAAAGTGCTAGGACAGGCATTAAACGAAACGGTTCAGAATATCTATAAAGATCAAGAAATCGCCAATGCGATTAATCAATATTCCAACTAATTTCTAGATAAAACAAAACCTTGCGCGCTTGCAAGGTTTTTTATTATCCGAAAAATGGCGAACGTGGGCAACTCCATTTTTTAACGCCAATTCTTTGAATTTTATATCTATTTTATTTTTTCTTGTTTGCTGCAGGGATCTAAAATCCCTGCTTGAGTATAAAGCAGGAATCGAAAAGGCGGCAAGGCTGGGGATTTTTACAGCGGTGAAAATGTTTTTTAGGTAAATTGGTAGAATACTTTTTCTAGCAGCGTAAAAAAAATTTTTTTTGTCTGAGTGTAGAAAACAATTGGGAAAGTGGGAAATTGGGAAAAATCGCCGTTTTTCTGTGATTATTCAATGAGTTATAGCAAAAATCAATTTGGGATTTTCAAGGGAAATTTTGGGATTTTTTGCCCAAAAATTTGGGATTTTGATAAAATTGGCTATTTTTTATTCGTTTTTATGTGAATGTGCTACTTTTTCAAAATTGGGAAGAAAAACGCCATTTTTGGGAATATTTTTAGCATTTTGGGAAAGAGTGGGAAAATTATTTTTCTATAACTTGTTGATTTATATTTAATAATATATGTATTAAATACTGTTTTCCCACTTTCCCAATTTATTTTATCTATCCTAGTAAAATTGTATTTTATAGCTTGCTTGGTGTTGTAAGATTTTGAGCAAAAAAAAGCCAACTTGTAAAAGCTGGCTTATTGAGTAAGTGCGGTGATTATTCTTCGGGTTTTTCGGTTTCTTCGATCAATGCGGGATAGACGATAAAAAAGCGTTTTCCCTTGCTGTTGATATACCGTTCTAATTGTGTAGGCACTTTGTGCTGATAGGGTCTTTGTTTTTGTTCCGTGCCAGTTTTTAGCATTTGGTGCTTTTCCATTGCTTCATAAACTAACTTGCGGGGAAATTCGCTTTCTTTAATCACGTCTTTAAAGGCTTTAGGGTGAATATAAAAATGCTCAATTTCACCGCAAAAGCCATCTAGAATGCGATAGCCCAAGATTTTTTGAATAATCCGCTGCGTGGCGGGTTCAGGAACTTGAATAAAGCCGCTTTCTGCGTTTTCGTCAAGCCAGCCATTAAAGAATTCTATGATTTTTTCTTCTTCCCGTTCGCCTGTGCCGTAATCGATGTGCCAATCATTGAACGATTGAATTAAGCATTCCCGATTATCCGCTTCCGCCCATAAGGTTAAATGCCGTGCGGTCTGTAAAGCGGTTTCTAATATGGCAAAATTGCTTGCTACCCGTTGCACCTGTGCGGCGGTGTTATTGGCTAGGCGTTCCGCCCATTCGGTTTTATAGCGTTGATATTCTGCTTTGATAAAGGCTTTATTTTCAGCAATGTATTTGATCCATTCACGCCCCACTACGCCATAATGATTTAGGCTGGCTTCGTTCAGGTGGTCGGCGTGGGCTTTATTGTTGGCAAAGCCGTGTAGGTGATTGGCTTCAATTAAAGGAATATTCAAAAGCCGCACTAATTGGCCTGCATTAATGTTTACCCCTTTGGATTGCAAAAAGCCTTCTACGTCTTTTTCACCCGTTGAAAGTGCGGTGATTTTCCAGCGTGAAAGCTCATCATTGCCGCCTTCTTTCATTCCTTTGGCCCGCCCTTTTTCATTGAAAAGTGAATAGGCGATATTTTCCACGTCATAAATCTTTTTGGCTTGCCCTAATTCATCAAGGGTAATAAAGCCGTCATTTCTGGCTGCCGCTTCGTTATTTAGGGCGGTGGCTGTGGTGTTCCAGCTTAAATCAATTAAATCAGGGTTGCCATAAAGACTATTGGCAATGTTAAGCGTGGTTGTTTTCCCCTTACTTGAAGAATTAAATAAATGAACGCCAAAACTTTTTGCATTAATCAGGCGTAAAAGCGGGCTAGCTAAGGCGGTAGCAATGCCTAACATCATAGACGTGTTTTTGTTGGCATAGCGGGCAATTTCTTGCTGCCAGCTTTCAAGCGTGCCTTTGGTGTCATAGCCGCCCGCATTGGCGCTTTTGTTTTTGAAGATAATAGGTTGGCTAGGTTCGCCCAAAATCTCACCGCTAGGCAATAAATACGCCCCATTATGCCAACCTGTGGAATGTGTAACCGCCCAAGATTGCACATTTAGCCCCAAGGCGTGAAAATGCTCAACAAGGTTTTGTGCAATCCCTGTTTTCGGTGTCATTTTAAAGCCTTGGTTTTTGAGCAATCGCCAAGCGGTATCAGTACCAAAATCACCGCAATTTATGGCTTCAATGCGGGGTTCTTTTTCGTCTGGGTTGTGCCATTGGAAAATATAGAAATAATCGCCGTTTTCATTTTTACCTTTGCCGACTAATTCCAGTTTATCGCAGATCCATTTCAAATCTTCCCGCAGCACTTCGCCCGTATCTTTGTCTAGCTTTGGCACAACATAGAAAAGCCCTTCAAGTAGCCCGTTTTCTCTGTAATCAATGTAAGGCGATGTTTTCGGGGCGTTTTGGTCAATGCTGGCTTGTGCGATGATCTTTGCCGTTTCCGCTTCGCCTTTGCGTATGCGCTCAATATAGGGGCTAAAGTTTTCGATTAATTCCCCAGTTGCAACATTATGCAAAGAAACCACTTTTGCGGCGGTTTTGGTGGCTAAATTATGGCAAATTGCTGTGCGTTGGGGTTCGCTTAATTGCCCGCATTCAAACAGTTTAATGTATTCTTGCGTTTTTGGCGCAAGGGTTTGTGCGGGGATATTTTTAAGCGGATTTTCGCCAAAAATATAAGGCTTGAAATCGCAGCCTAATTTAAGCAAGTTTTCATTGAGCATTTGCCATAATGTGCCGTTTCCGTTATCCCACGCTTGCCACGCTTCATCACCAATTAGAATGATTTGATCTTCTTGCGGTTTTGGTTTGGTTGGCTTGTATTTTCTCTTTCCGTTCATCATAACTTAACCTCTGATGTAACCAATTCACTTAATTGAGAATGTATTTCCTCTTGCAGGCTTTCTAAGCGTTTTAGGTAAACTTGTTCTATCTGCGCCATTGCATTTACTCGCTCTAATTTTTCACTAGCGTCTTCACCTAAATTGAATGCCGCTAAAGTTTCATAAAAATAAGGAAATGTTGCTAAGTTTCCTAATTCAGCGCTAAATTGCTCATTCAGTGCTTGAATGTGTTGTAATTTATTTTTCATTCTAGCCCCCTATTTTGGCTAATTTGAGTGGGTAAGCCGTTGATAATGGCTTGCAATGAATGTGTTACGCCACGCAAATTTCCATTATGTAAATACACTTTAGCGGCATTGAAGAAGTGTTCTACAAAGTGAACGCCTAGTTGAGCTTGCTCATCTGTTAATATCTCATCGATATAAAACCTTGCTTCTGTATTTTGTGCATAAGTTGGAATATATGCCGTTAATTCCACGCTTTTTAAGCAATGTTTTGCCTCTTCTAACTGGTTAGCTTTTAGCGCTTTCTTTGTTTCTGCGAGAAAGTGCTCAATGATTTTTACTTTTTCTGTAAGGTTTTCTGGTGTGAGATTACGCATAGCGCACCCCCTTAATGCGGGCAAAGCAAATCGCCTCTTGTGGGGTGAGGTTTAGGAATTGGCGCGCGTGCGCTTCGCTTTTGGCATAGGTTGAAACGTGTAGGCGAGAGCCGACTAATTGGAATTTGTAGATCATTGCTGATAGTCCTTTGGTTGATTGATTAAAGGCTATCGCGAAACTTCTCACGGTTTGGCGATAGCGTGTAGCAGGGTGAGAAACTAGTACCAAAGGAAAACTAGCCAATCGCAAGGATTGCCCACTACACGCCATCATAGAGAGAATTACCGCTGGGCGGTTTTTTTTGGGTGTGTGAAATCTACGAACAAAAAAAGCACGGGTTGGCGTGCTGTTCGCCTTTGGTATATTCAGCTTCTCACGGCTGGCTTTCGATTTTGCGAAAGCGGGGAAAGCATAATTTGAAGCTTGGGCATTTGTCAATAAATATGCGTGAATAATTGAAAATAAGTTGTTATTTTTTCTTATTAGTGTAATATTACTCATTGATTTATGGTTATTTTTAATCATAATGAAACAATCCTTCATAAATCCTTACCTTGTTGGTTATTAAGGGGAACTTAAAGCGCACGATTGGCAGATCACAGGTGCGCTTTTTCTTTGCCTGAATTTTGCCCCGTTCATTTGGGATCTTGTTGCCATTTATGGCTGGGTGTAACC
This window contains:
- a CDS encoding Na(+)-translocating NADH-quinone reductase subunit A, which codes for MITIKKGLDLPIAGKPEQVIHNGNAVTEVALLGEEYVGMRPSMKVREGDVVKKGQVLFEDKKNPGVLFTAPASGTVTAINRGAKRVLQSVVIQIEGDDQVTFNKYSADELKSLTSEQVRQNLQASGLWTALRTRPFSKVPAVDAVPSSIFVNAMDTNPLAADPEVVLKAHWDDFTNGLTVLSRLHEGKLHLCKAGDSNIPTVDLPNLAVHDFGGPHPAGLSGTHIHFIDPVSATKTVWYLNYQDVIAFGRLFTTGELYNDRVISLAGPQVKNPRLIRTQLGANLAQLTKDELKEGENRIISGSVLSGHKAEGAVDYLGRYALQVSVIAEGREKEFLGWIMPGANKYSITRTVLGHFGHKLFNFTTALNGGHRAMVPIGAYERVMPLDIIPTLLLRDLSAGDTDSAQALGCLELDEEDLALCTFVCPGKNDYGPMLRAALDKIEKEG
- a CDS encoding BolA family protein yields the protein MGVQQVLEQKISQKFAPHFLHIENESHMHSSGRGVDSHFKVVLVSDAFNGVRKVARHQMLYQLLAEELKNGIHALALHTYTLDEWQALEQQFPKSPNCLGVGQ
- a CDS encoding YajG family lipoprotein, with translation MTMRFAKLSLITLFSSAVLLSACQSQPSNTITFTPPSPSVQFNAANQHAILNILTRDARQQPEVSSYVYDEKIFKLFAEPKPAQIFDQVIKQDLNGKGFRIAATPAQSNTNVIVNINKFYADVEQGNLRYKITANVQINVQVQGAKGQFNKNIGSTRSQEGALRANNANIQKVLGQALNETVQNIYKDQEIANAINQYSN
- a CDS encoding DUF927 domain-containing protein is translated as MMNGKRKYKPTKPKPQEDQIILIGDEAWQAWDNGNGTLWQMLNENLLKLGCDFKPYIFGENPLKNIPAQTLAPKTQEYIKLFECGQLSEPQRTAICHNLATKTAAKVVSLHNVATGELIENFSPYIERIRKGEAETAKIIAQASIDQNAPKTSPYIDYRENGLLEGLFYVVPKLDKDTGEVLREDLKWICDKLELVGKGKNENGDYFYIFQWHNPDEKEPRIEAINCGDFGTDTAWRLLKNQGFKMTPKTGIAQNLVEHFHALGLNVQSWAVTHSTGWHNGAYLLPSGEILGEPSQPIIFKNKSANAGGYDTKGTLESWQQEIARYANKNTSMMLGIATALASPLLRLINAKSFGVHLFNSSSKGKTTTLNIANSLYGNPDLIDLSWNTTATALNNEAAARNDGFITLDELGQAKKIYDVENIAYSLFNEKGRAKGMKEGGNDELSRWKITALSTGEKDVEGFLQSKGVNINAGQLVRLLNIPLIEANHLHGFANNKAHADHLNEASLNHYGVVGREWIKYIAENKAFIKAEYQRYKTEWAERLANNTAAQVQRVASNFAILETALQTARHLTLWAEADNRECLIQSFNDWHIDYGTGEREEEKIIEFFNGWLDENAESGFIQVPEPATQRIIQKILGYRILDGFCGEIEHFYIHPKAFKDVIKESEFPRKLVYEAMEKHQMLKTGTEQKQRPYQHKVPTQLERYINSKGKRFFIVYPALIEETEKPEE
- a CDS encoding ash family protein; the protein is MKDCFIMIKNNHKSMSNITLIRKNNNLFSIIHAYLLTNAQASNYAFPAFAKSKASREKLNIPKANSTPTRAFFVRRFHTPKKNRPAVILSMMACSGQSLRLASFPLVLVSHPATRYRQTVRSFAIAFNQSTKGLSAMIYKFQLVGSRLHVSTYAKSEAHARQFLNLTPQEAICFARIKGVRYA